Below is a genomic region from Ruania alba.
CAGATCCAGGTGATCCAGGTCTGAGAGATCCAGGATCTGCAGGTACGTGCGCTGCACGCCCTGCTCGGCCAGCCAGGCCAGTCGATCGACCACCTCGGCGACGGTGCCGGCCACCCCGTGCTCGCGCAGCTCCGCCGGCTCGCGGCCGATCGCGGCGGCGCGGCGCGCGAGCTCCGCCTCGTCGGTTCCCACACAGGCGACCAGTGCCGCCGAGTAGGTGATCTCCGCCGGATCGCGTTCGACCGCCCGGCACGCCTCGCGCACCCGCTCGAAGCCGGCCGCGATCTGGTCCAGCGGTGCGAACCCGAGGTTGAAGTCGCTGGCGTACCTGGCCGCGAGCGCCGGGGTGCGCTTCTTGCCCTGGCCGCCGATCACGATCGGCACCGGGGACTGTGCCGGCTTGGGCAGCGCAGGGGAGTCGGTGAGCTGGTAGTGCCGGCCGTGGTGCGAGAACGTCTCCCCGGTCGGGGTGTTCCACAGGCCGGTGACGACGGCCAGCTGCTCCTCCAGCATGCCGAACCGCTTGTCCGGGAACGGGATGCCGTAGGCGGCGTGCTCGGCGGCGAACCAGCCGGTGCCCAGCCCGAGCTCCACCCGGCCACCGGACATCGCATCCACCTGCGCCACCTGGATCGCCAGCATGCCCGGGTGGCGGAAGGTGGCCGAGGAGACCAGCGTGCCGAGCCGGATCCGGGACGTCTCCCGCGCTAGTCCGGCCAGGGTCACCCAGGAGTCGGTGGGGCCGGGACGTCCGTCCCCGCCCATCGCGAGAAAGTGGTCGGAGCGGAAGAAGGCGTCGAAACCGAGCTCTTCGGTGGCCTTCGCCACGGCGAGCTGATCGTCGTAGCTCGCGCCCTGCTGGGGTTCGGTGAAGATTCGCAGCTGCATGGGTTCAGCCTGCCACGCCCCGCCCCGACCGCAGTAGGTGCCGACAGTTGTCGCTCACGATTGGTTGTTCCGACGGCCGATGGCACGTACCGGGCGGGTTGGTGTCAGCGGTTGTCGCGGTGGTAAGCGTGCGGCGACGACGAATGGCACCTACCGACGGATGGCCGCAGTCGAAAAACCCTGGCGCGCTCCGCCGTCGGGATCTACGGTGGTGCGCACACGGGAAAGGAGGTGATCCGAGAAGTGATTTCTTTTTGGACGCGTGAGGTGACTGTCCGCTAGTCGCCCGTTACTGACACGGACGGACCGCCGTCTCGTCAGTGCGCGCGCACTAGCGAGACCACGGCAGTCACCGGAAGCCCGCGGGGGCCACCATTCGTCCAGGTGGCACTCGGCAGCAGCCGAGAACCCGCGGGCTTCGCCGTGCTCAGAAGGTGGAGATCAGGGCAATGGCCAATACGATCGCCGCGATCGTACCTATCGCGATGAGGAAGGTGAGCACGAAGATCTTCCCGAAGCTCCAGAACTTCGCCGGGACCCCGTAGGTCGCGAGCCGATCGATCCACCACCGGCGCGGCGGGATGCCCACCTGAGCGACCCGCTGGTTGTACTGCTCCACCGATTCTCCCTGGTGCGGGGTCGGCCGCGCGCGGCCGAGGTCGACCTTCACCTTGGACGTGCCGGTGCGCAGGGTGAGATAGCTCTGTTCCGCAACCGAAGGACCAGCCACGTAGCTGGCCTTGGTGATCTCCGGCGGCCGGGCGCTGAACACGAGTTGCTGGTCACCCATGGGTGAGGTGTCGATCACCTGGATCTGGTCGTCCGCCGTCCACACCAGGCGCGCCGGCGTGGTCTGGAACACCGTGATGCCGGTGCTGCGGGAGACGTTCAGGCTGACATCACGGCTGTGGCCGGGCGTGGACATGGTTCCTCCGGAGTGCGTGCGGGGTGCTCAGGAAACGCTAGCGTGCCGATCATGCCCGAAGGCCACACCATCCACTCCCTCGCCCACCGGCTCGATCGCGCCTTTGCCGGACGCCCGGTGCAGGCGTCCAGCCCGCAGGGCAGGTTTGCCGGCGGGGCGGCGCTGCTGGACGGGCGGGAGCTGTTCGGCTCCCAGGGCTATGGCAAGCATCTGTTCTCCGAGTTCGCCGGGGATGTGTGGTTGCACGTGCATCTCGGCCTGATCGGCCTCTTTCCGGTGCTGCCGATTCCCGACGGCGCAGCGGATGTTCCCGTGACCGGTGCGGTTCGTCTGCGGTTGCGCGGGGATGGGCATGTGGCTGACCTGCGTGGCCCGATGACCTGCGCGGTGCGCACGCCGGAGGAGGTTGAGGCCATCATGGCTCCGCTGGGGCCGGACCCGTTGCGCCCTGACGCCGACCCGGACCTGGGCTGGCAGCGGCTGCAGCGCAGCAGCAAGCCCGTGGCCGAGCTACTGATGGACCAGAAGGTGATCGCCGGCGTCGGCAACGTCTACCGGTGCGAGGTGCTGTTTCGCCGTCGGGTGGACCCGATGCGGCCTGGCAACGAGATTCGCCCGGCCACCTGGCGGGCCATCTGGGAGGACCTGGCCATGCTGCTGCCACTCGGGGTCGCGTTCAACCAGATCCTCACCATGGACGATCAGGTGGAGCAGGCGACGGCGGAGGTCGCCTCGGGCGCGGCCGCCGCCTACACCGCCACCCTCACCGGACAGGGCCTGGGGGACCGGTTCGAGCGCCGGTTCTTCACCTACAAGCGCACCGGCGAACCGTGCCTGGTGTGCGGGTCCCGGATCCGTGCGGCGCCCTTGGCCGGGCGCACCTTGTACTGGTGCGGGCGGTGCCAGCGGCGCCGGTAGCGTGATTCCGCTCGAGCGAGGTCGGTGGCGGCGGATAGTCTCGGGCCATGGCAGTACTCGGAGCTCACGTGGACCAGGCCGACCCGATCGCAGAGGCGCAGGCGCGCGGCGCGCAGCTGGCGCAGATCTTCATCGGGGACCCGCAGGCGTGGAAGGGCCACGCGGTCGGGTACCCGGACGGGCCAGCTGCGCTGAAGCAGGCCGCGGAGGACGCCGGGATCACCCTGGTGGTGCACGCCCCGTACGTGATCAACGTGGCCACCACGAACAACCGGATCCGGATCCCCAGCCGGAAGATGCTGCAGAAGCAGGTGAGTTTGGCCGCCGAGATCGGTGCGATCGGGGTGGTGGTGCACGGCGGGCACGTGCTCGCCTCCGATGACGAGGCGGTCGGCTTCGACAATTGGCGCAAGTGCATCGACCAGTTGGACGCCGAGGTGCCGATCTTCATCGAGAACACCGCCGGCGGCAACAAGGCGATGGCTCGCGGGGTGGAGAAACTGGAACGCCTGTGGGCTTCGGTGATGGAGGCCGACGGCGGTGATCAGGTGGGCTTCTGCCTGGACACCTGCCACGCCTACGCTGGCGGTGAGGAGCTCGCCGGACTCGTGGACCGGGTCATGGCCGTCACCGGGCGGATCGACCTGGTGCACGCCAACGACAGCCGGGACGCCTTCGACTCGGGGGCGGACCGCCACGCCAACCTCGGCCACGGCTCGCTCCCCGGTGATGAGCTCGTTGAGCTGGTCCGCTCCGCTGGTGCGCCCGTGGTGGTGGAGACCCCGGGCGGCGCTCCCGAGCACGCGACGGACCTGGAGTGGTTGCGGGAACGCCTCGGCTGACTCTCCCGTCGCCGACGCAACCGGCGTTTGCGCCTTCTCCTACCCTGGTACAGCGGATGGCAGGACACACGCGGCGCGTCGAAGGAGCCCGGGGCGACATGGCAGCGAACCGGCCGGCGGAACCGGTCTGGCATGAGTATCAGGTGAGTCCGCTTGCGCGGGCTGCCTCCGCCTTCCAGCGCGGTGCGGGCGCAATCGCCGTGGCTTGCGGCGTGCTGGCCGCCCTGGCGATCCTCGTGGGTATCGCGGCGGAGGAGGCGGACTTCGTCGGGCCGGGTCTGCAGAACGACCTCAACACGTGGCTGCTGGCCGTGCTCGCCGGTTGCGGTGCCGGAGGACTGCTCGCCGTCGTGCTGCATCTGTTCACCCATGTCGCGGTCCCGCACGGCACGGTCCGGGCATTGGCCCGGGTGAGCGAGCAGGGGCTCGATCCGTACGTGGTGCCGGCACCGTCACAGTGGACGGTGCTGCACGAGGAGTCGAAGGCCGGCCACCGGCTGGAACAGGTGTGCTACCTGCTGGTGGCGATGGGGGCCGTGCTCGCACCGATCATGCTCGGCTTCATCGTCGTGGACTTCACCATCTACGCCGTCTACGGGTTGATCGTGTCCCTGGTGATGGCAGGACTGGCGCTGCTCGCGATCCGGTGGATCCGGTCGGTCGTGCGGCCCGGGATCGAACGCGTCGCGGCGATGGTGCGTCGCTCCTGGCCGGAGGAGCGATACGAGCAGATCGTCGAACGAGCCGAGGCGGCGGCCGTGGCGCCGAGAACGGGCACCTCCCTGGTGCCGGACCGCAATCACGCGATCGTGATCGGTCAGCGGATGTCCGGCATCGGTGGCGTGCTCGTCGGCATCCTCCTCACGATCTTGCCGCTCACGCTGAGGATCCGGAAGCCGAGCCGGCTGGCGGACGCGCGCACCTACTCCGAACCCGTCGAGGTGATCCTGCGCAACGCGTTCGTGGCCGAAGCGGTGATCGGCGTAGCAGCCGTCGTGCTGGTGGTGGTGGGCGCGATCATCGCCTCCTCAGCCCGGCTCCACGAGCGACGCGCGCTGCGGAACGCGGCCGGCGACCCCGAGGCGGCCCGCCCGCCCGAGCAGGTGCTGCTCCGGCACACACACCTGACGTTCGTCCCGCTCTCCCTGCTGCTGATCGGCCTGGGGAGCGTGGCCACCATCACCTCGATGGCGGCGAGGCACGCCGCCTCGACCGGGGCGGAGACGTTCTTTGGTGCCGAAGGGGTGACCGTCGCGGGACTTGCCGGCGGTCTCGCCCTGATCGCGGCAGGCGGGGTGGCTGAGGTGTTCCGCTCTGAGTCCGCCCGGACCGCGCGTAACGTGGTGCTCGCACGCTGGCCGGTCCCCGTGCCCAGGACGGGGCTGGCGAACGGCTCCGGGGCCGAGGAAGCCCCGGGGCCGGACTCCCGATAGGGCGAGCGGTTCAGCGGCCCAGGCTCGCGGCGACCGGACAGGCGAAGGGCTCGCGCGTCGAGCCTTCGACGTCGTTCAGATATCGGATCACGATGCGGTAGGAGGAGAAGAAACCGACCTCGGTGTAGGTGATGTCGAGGTCGTCGCAGTGCTCGCGCACGATGGGCTGGACTTCGCGGAGCGCCGGTCGCGGCATGCTCGGGAACAGGTGGTGCTCGATCTGACGGTTCAGACCGCCCATCAGCACGTCGACGACCGGGTTGCCGCGGATATTGCGCGACATCAGCACCTGCCGCCGCAGGAAGTCGATCCTGCTATCTGCGGGGACGATCGGCATGCCCTTGTGGTTCGGGGCGAACGCTCCGCCCAGCAGCACACCGAACACGGCCAGCTGGACTGCGAGGAAGGTCGCGGCGAGAGTCGGCGGCATCAGCAGGAACAAGGCCGCCACGTAGAGCACGAGCCGGCCGAGCACCATCGGCGCCTCCACTGCGCGGCGCGGTATGGGGCGTCGCCCGAGCACCGCCCGCACGCTCGCGACGTGCAGGTTCAGACCCTCCAGAGTGAGCAGCGGGAAGAAGAACCACCCCTGTCGGCGGGCGAACCAGCGTCGGAACCCCCGTCGGGAGGAGGCGGCCGCCGGGGTGAACGCGATCACCCGGGACTCGATGTCCGGATCCCGGCTCTCCTGGTTCGGTGCGTTGTGGTGCGCGTCGTGCTTGAGCGTCCACCACGCGTTGCTCAGCCCGACCAGTCCGTTGGCCAGTACGCGGGAGGTCCATTCGTTCCAGGACCACGAGCGGAAGATCTGGCGGTGGGCGCTGTCGTGGCCGAGGAACGCCAGCTGCGCGAGGATGAACGCCATCGTGACCGCGAGCGCGAGCTGCCACCAGGTGTCGCCCAGCAGCACCACGCCCACCCAGACGCCGGCGAAGGCGGCCACGGTCAGCACCAGGCGGGTCCAGTAGTACCCGTACCGTCGCTGGAACAGTCCGGTGGCGCGGACGCGCCGCGCCAGTGTCCGGTAGTCGCGGGTGACGGCCGCTGCCTTTCGCGGGGTGTTCCGCTGCGGGGGGATGTTCGTATGGTCGGCCATCGGGCCGACGAGTGTGTCAGCCATATCTCCACGGTACGCCTGATGCGGGGAGAGGGCCGGGTCAGCCGATGCGGACGGTGCGCACCCCGGGAGCGGCGGCATCCCAGGCCTGAGTCAGTGCCGCCGCCCGCGTGCGTAGCTCCTCCGGGCGTACGCCTGGGGCGAACAGCGAGTTGCCGATCCCGAACCCGGTGGCACCCGCGGCAACCCACTCGGCCATCTGGTCCGCGCCGACACCACCCACCGGGATCAGGTCCACCGGCGGCAGCACGGCGAGCCAGGCCTTCATCCCCGCGAGGCCCACCTGCTGAGCCGGGAACAACTTCAGTGCCCGGGCGCCTGCCCCGATCGCGGTGAACGCTTCTGACACGGTCGCTACCCCCGGGTAGCTGGCCAGACCGGCCGCCACTGTGGCCTCGATGACGGCGATGTCGGTGTTCGGGGAGACGACCAACTGTCCACCGGCCGTGCGCACCTCGGCGACCTGCGCCGTCGTGAGCACGGTCCCGGCGCCCACCTGGGCGTCGGTGGGGAGCGACTCCCGCAGGATCTCGATGCTGCGCAACGGTTCGGGTGAGTTCAGTGGCACTTCGAGCGTGCGGAAGCCGGTCTCGTACAGCACCTGCCCGACGGCGGCCGCGTCAGCCGGCTCGAGTCCGCGCAGGATGGCGATCAGTCCAGTCATCAGGTTACTCCTTCGCCTAGCCCGGCCGTGCGGGCGAGATGGATGAGGCCGCGGGTAGTGACACCGCCGTCGGCGATGTCGGCCACGATCCCCGCGGCGGCGAGGGCGCGCCGGTACCGCTCAGCCAGCGCAGCGGAGGCCACCACCGGCAGGCGTGCTGGGGTGTGGCCGAGCCAATGGCACGCACCGGCGATCTCGGCCCCGATGAGAATCCCGGAGAGCTCCTCGCGCGCCTGCTCCGGGGGCATCTTCTCCAGCAGCGCCCGGGCACGGACCCCGAACACCAAGGCGGCCGCACCGAGGCCGGCGCCGGCCAGCCCGCGCTGCACCCCGGCTTCGAAGGCCGACCAGTCCGCCTCGCTCGGCGCGACGTCACCGACCACCTGCGCGATGGTGCCGTGCGTGCTGAGCAGCGCGAAC
It encodes:
- a CDS encoding fatty acid desaturase family protein — translated: MADTLVGPMADHTNIPPQRNTPRKAAAVTRDYRTLARRVRATGLFQRRYGYYWTRLVLTVAAFAGVWVGVVLLGDTWWQLALAVTMAFILAQLAFLGHDSAHRQIFRSWSWNEWTSRVLANGLVGLSNAWWTLKHDAHHNAPNQESRDPDIESRVIAFTPAAASSRRGFRRWFARRQGWFFFPLLTLEGLNLHVASVRAVLGRRPIPRRAVEAPMVLGRLVLYVAALFLLMPPTLAATFLAVQLAVFGVLLGGAFAPNHKGMPIVPADSRIDFLRRQVLMSRNIRGNPVVDVLMGGLNRQIEHHLFPSMPRPALREVQPIVREHCDDLDITYTEVGFFSSYRIVIRYLNDVEGSTREPFACPVAASLGR
- a CDS encoding 2-dehydro-3-deoxy-6-phosphogalactonate aldolase: MTGLIAILRGLEPADAAAVGQVLYETGFRTLEVPLNSPEPLRSIEILRESLPTDAQVGAGTVLTTAQVAEVRTAGGQLVVSPNTDIAVIEATVAAGLASYPGVATVSEAFTAIGAGARALKLFPAQQVGLAGMKAWLAVLPPVDLIPVGGVGADQMAEWVAAGATGFGIGNSLFAPGVRPEELRTRAAALTQAWDAAAPGVRTVRIG
- a CDS encoding Fpg/Nei family DNA glycosylase; translated protein: MPEGHTIHSLAHRLDRAFAGRPVQASSPQGRFAGGAALLDGRELFGSQGYGKHLFSEFAGDVWLHVHLGLIGLFPVLPIPDGAADVPVTGAVRLRLRGDGHVADLRGPMTCAVRTPEEVEAIMAPLGPDPLRPDADPDLGWQRLQRSSKPVAELLMDQKVIAGVGNVYRCEVLFRRRVDPMRPGNEIRPATWRAIWEDLAMLLPLGVAFNQILTMDDQVEQATAEVASGAAAAYTATLTGQGLGDRFERRFFTYKRTGEPCLVCGSRIRAAPLAGRTLYWCGRCQRRR
- a CDS encoding deoxyribonuclease IV — its product is MAVLGAHVDQADPIAEAQARGAQLAQIFIGDPQAWKGHAVGYPDGPAALKQAAEDAGITLVVHAPYVINVATTNNRIRIPSRKMLQKQVSLAAEIGAIGVVVHGGHVLASDDEAVGFDNWRKCIDQLDAEVPIFIENTAGGNKAMARGVEKLERLWASVMEADGGDQVGFCLDTCHAYAGGEELAGLVDRVMAVTGRIDLVHANDSRDAFDSGADRHANLGHGSLPGDELVELVRSAGAPVVVETPGGAPEHATDLEWLRERLG
- a CDS encoding LLM class F420-dependent oxidoreductase, yielding MQLRIFTEPQQGASYDDQLAVAKATEELGFDAFFRSDHFLAMGGDGRPGPTDSWVTLAGLARETSRIRLGTLVSSATFRHPGMLAIQVAQVDAMSGGRVELGLGTGWFAAEHAAYGIPFPDKRFGMLEEQLAVVTGLWNTPTGETFSHHGRHYQLTDSPALPKPAQSPVPIVIGGQGKKRTPALAARYASDFNLGFAPLDQIAAGFERVREACRAVERDPAEITYSAALVACVGTDEAELARRAAAIGREPAELREHGVAGTVAEVVDRLAWLAEQGVQRTYLQILDLSDLDHLDLIAREVAPQL